A single window of Flavobacteriales bacterium DNA harbors:
- a CDS encoding DegT/DnrJ/EryC1/StrS family aminotransferase → MKAIQMVDLVGQYDKIRSEVDEALNRVIESAAFINGPEVKAFQSELETYLGVKHVIPCANGTDALQIALMALGLQPGDEVITSNFTFVATVEVVALLGIKPVLVDVDPDTFNLIPEQVEAAITPKTKAIVPVHLFGQCADMDAFLAIGKKHGIPIVEDNAQAIGSRFRSTDGNTYMSGTMGEIGCTSFFPSKNLGCFGDGGAVFTQSDELAGRIRMMANHGQRERYYYDEVGVNSRLDSLQAAILRIKLRNLDSYAQARNKAAAYYDKAFAGNPHIQTPARFGKSDHVFHQYTLKLNGVDRKEMQAFLQSKGIPAMVYYPVPLHAHKAYANLGLRDEDFPNTVDLCSRVISLPMHTELDEEQLSYITSQVLAFTAQS, encoded by the coding sequence ATGAAAGCCATTCAAATGGTTGACCTGGTTGGTCAGTATGACAAGATCCGGTCGGAAGTGGACGAAGCCCTCAACAGGGTGATCGAAAGTGCAGCATTTATCAACGGACCGGAAGTAAAGGCCTTCCAGTCTGAACTGGAAACCTACCTCGGCGTGAAGCACGTCATCCCGTGTGCCAACGGCACCGATGCCCTGCAGATCGCATTGATGGCGCTGGGCCTGCAACCCGGCGATGAGGTCATCACATCCAACTTTACCTTCGTAGCCACCGTGGAAGTGGTGGCGCTCCTGGGCATCAAGCCCGTGTTGGTGGATGTGGATCCGGATACCTTCAACCTCATCCCCGAGCAGGTGGAAGCGGCCATCACCCCCAAAACAAAAGCCATTGTACCTGTGCATCTTTTCGGCCAGTGCGCCGACATGGATGCCTTCCTGGCCATCGGCAAAAAGCATGGAATTCCCATCGTGGAAGACAATGCCCAGGCCATCGGTTCACGGTTCCGCTCAACAGACGGCAATACTTACATGTCAGGCACCATGGGCGAAATCGGATGTACGTCCTTTTTTCCCAGCAAGAACCTCGGCTGTTTCGGTGACGGCGGCGCCGTGTTCACCCAAAGCGATGAACTGGCCGGACGCATCCGCATGATGGCCAACCACGGTCAGCGTGAACGTTACTACTATGATGAGGTGGGCGTGAATTCCAGGCTCGACAGCCTGCAGGCCGCCATCCTCCGCATCAAACTCCGCAACCTTGATTCGTACGCCCAGGCCAGGAATAAGGCCGCGGCCTATTACGACAAAGCCTTTGCGGGCAATCCGCATATCCAGACACCGGCCCGCTTCGGCAAAAGCGACCACGTGTTTCACCAGTATACCCTCAAACTGAACGGTGTGGACCGCAAGGAAATGCAGGCCTTCCTGCAATCCAAAGGCATTCCCGCCATGGTGTATTATCCCGTTCCCCTGCATGCCCACAAGGCATACGCCAACCTCGGACTCAGGGATGAAGATTTCCCCAACACGGTGGATCTCTGCAGCCGCGTGATCTCGCTGCCCATGCACACCGAATTGGATGAAGAACAATTGTCTTACATAACCTCACAGGTGCTGGCATTTACAGCACAATCCTGA